From Vreelandella neptunia, the proteins below share one genomic window:
- a CDS encoding DUF1294 domain-containing protein has product MIPFVAFYAVVSVIAYITYAIDKKAAIKNRRRVSEKSLHLLGVVGGWPGALLAQQQLRHKTQKTTFQVTFWLTVVVNLACAGWLMVSLSLI; this is encoded by the coding sequence GTGATTCCATTCGTCGCCTTTTACGCTGTAGTAAGCGTTATCGCTTATATCACTTACGCTATCGATAAAAAGGCGGCGATTAAAAACCGCCGTCGGGTGAGTGAGAAGTCGCTACATCTGCTTGGGGTAGTGGGTGGCTGGCCGGGTGCGCTACTGGCCCAACAGCAGCTGAGACATAAAACCCAGAAAACCACCTTTCAAGTTACGTTCTGGCTGACGGTTGTCGTAAATCTGGCCTGCGCAGGGTGGCTAATGGTTTCATTGAGTCTCATTTAG
- a CDS encoding anthranilate synthase component II: MKVLIIDNYDSFTYNLYQFIGEILTTEKNRGGLANFEIIVKRNNQIDFNAIEAMAPDRIIISPGPGSPDDPRYFGVCAEVIEKLGKTTPLLGVCLGMQGIVHVFGGKVVKAPLPMHGKISPINHNNASVFNGVPDQLEVMRYHSLIADATTLPECLEVTATVGALAADSFEQRSRWQALGEFELMGVKHREYPIHGIQFHPESFATEGGKELIANFLFAPDDHATA; encoded by the coding sequence ATGAAGGTACTTATTATCGATAATTACGACTCCTTCACCTATAACCTCTATCAGTTTATTGGTGAGATTCTAACCACAGAGAAGAATCGCGGCGGGCTGGCCAATTTTGAAATTATCGTTAAGCGCAATAATCAGATCGATTTCAACGCCATCGAAGCCATGGCACCGGATCGTATTATCATCTCCCCCGGCCCCGGCTCGCCGGATGACCCGCGCTACTTTGGTGTGTGCGCTGAAGTGATCGAGAAACTGGGCAAGACTACCCCGCTGCTGGGAGTGTGCCTGGGTATGCAGGGCATTGTGCATGTATTTGGCGGCAAGGTGGTGAAAGCGCCGCTGCCGATGCATGGCAAGATCAGCCCGATCAACCACAATAACGCCTCGGTGTTTAACGGCGTGCCCGACCAGCTTGAAGTAATGCGCTACCACTCGCTAATTGCCGATGCGACCACCCTGCCCGAGTGCCTGGAAGTGACCGCCACCGTAGGCGCACTTGCAGCCGATAGCTTTGAGCAGCGCAGCCGCTGGCAGGCATTGGGTGAATTCGAACTAATGGGGGTTAAGCATAGGGAGTACCCGATTCACGGGATCCAGTTCCACCCGGAATCGTTTGCCACCGAAGGTGGTAAAGAGCTAATCGCTAATTTTCTTTTTGCGCCCGACGATCACGCCACAGCGTAG